The Nycticebus coucang isolate mNycCou1 chromosome 17, mNycCou1.pri, whole genome shotgun sequence nucleotide sequence TAATTATGGGATCTTGCCGCAGGGCCTGCTCTGGGTGTTACATAATATATGGCCCTTGAATAGTATTAACTTTCCCAAAAGGCTGAAAAACTTGAATTCTGAAAGCTACCTGATACCTAGGTTTCTGGATAAGAGAGTATGGACTGGATTAATGGTGAATCTATTTTACCTTCAGACTGTGGTCAGAGGAAGCACAATATTCACACGTGGTAGAAACAGAATAAGGAAAGGGCAGAATGCAAAGAGCAAACGGTTAGGCAGAGACAGCTGGGGCTGAGTTCCTGCTCTAAGTCTCAGCAGCTGTGCATCGTGGGAAAGTCAGCCAGCTTTGTGAGCCCTGGCGTCCatatctataaaacagaaatgcAGCAATAATAATATCTAATTCCTACCATCAGGGAGTGACATGAAATACTGCATCCCTTCTACCTACAGAGCAGATCTTGATAGCAATCGGTATAATAAATGTATTACTTGACAGACCTTCTTCCCGGCACCTGGTGTGTGCCATGCCCAGAGAGGCACGTGCTGGAGAGGAAAGGCTCCTTGGCCATGGGAGCCCGCAGACCAGCAGGGAGCAAAGCAAGCCAGGCACACTGGGACACCGTATTCAGTGCActgtgcagaggcaggggccCAGGACTGGGAGCCCCATGCCCAGACTTTAAGTCTTCAGGAAGAAATAATGTAAGAGATGCCAGGATATATACTGCTTCCTAGTAAAAGCTGGAGCATGAACTCCCTCTGTTGAGGGAGATCCTGAGAAAACTGCCTTTGCAGAACCTCTGCCCCCCCCAACCACATCGTGTTCTCTGCTCCTTGGGGAAGCAGACTGAGACCCCTGTCAAAAAGGCTTAAGGTCTATGGCCCCAGCAACAGTTCTTGACGGGCAGTAGCAGTGGGGGAGGACAAGGTTAATGCCAGGGCTCTTCTTCTGAAAGCCTCCTGATTTTGAGATCTAGCTTGTTGCTTTTTGATATATATATCTCTAGAAATAAGGAATTGAGGACATACATGTCTCTAGAAATAAGGAACTGAGAAACTTGTCTTTCTGTctcagtaaaaatgaaaaaaaattatatttggatATCACCATGAATCCCTAGAAGGGTGCAGAAATAAAACATTCCCCTGAACCAGGCCCCTCCCTTTGCTAAAACTCCTTTTCCACCCCTGTGCTGTGCTGGAAGGACTTGGCTGCAGGCAGAGGCAAAACTTGTCCCCCACCCTTAATGCTaatggagacacacacacacacacacacacacacacacacgcacgcatgcGCACGCACCAGGGACTGGCTACTTAGGTGATCAGAAAACCTCAGCTTTGGTCAAGGGCAGTTAGCAGGGCAGGTCACATCCAGACACTGCTTGGCTTGGACGGACAGAGAGTAACAGCTGAGTGAAGGCCTTTGAGGGACTCGGTCTCTTTATGGTTCTGAACTTCATATATTATTGTGATAAAAAGTATCCAAGAATGGGCTAGCCTACCAGGGAGGGGAGCTATTCTAATTTTGACAGTACCTAAAGAAGTCCTCCTTCATGGTAGACTGTTCCCAGGAGGAATAAAGTAAACTTTGTCCTTTAAAAGTCCCTAAGATCTTCCCAAGCCTCCTGGCCTTCCTTCAGATATCAATTGAGAGGGCCATTCTGGTGGCCACACCACTCTGCCCTCGACCTTAACCCTGTGTCCACGCTGCCCATCTCACGGGGCCAGGAAATTCAAGCAGGATGGCTGCTGGCCATCTGTCCCCTCCCAAGTGGCCTCGTGGTGTGACCCCCAGGCAAAGCCTGCCTTCAGGTGTTGAAAGGATGTCACTTCTCTAAGCACCTCTGGGCCCTGTCTCTTCTCCAGGTGTGCATACTTCCGATGTAGACACCGATGGGTACTTTGCTCTTACATCTCCAAGGCCTTTCATATGTCCAGTCCACGATGATACAGCGCCTGCCCCAGGCCAGCTCAGTGCAGGCACTGGGGGTACAGCCATGACGAAAACAAAGTCCTGTGTCCTCGGTAAGCTGGCATGTAAGCAGAGAGAGGCAGACGGTAAGGAATAAACCTACTAAATTGATAAACGAGAAAGCAATTTAGAAGGTGGCGTTATGGAATGGAGGCCAGGTTTGGGGTTCTGGGGTTGGGAAAGAGTGGAGTGTTAAGGTGAGATGAATAGCTACAGCTGCATTTGCCAGCCACACAGCCTAGTTCAAGGATCCCTCTGGAGAccctagccaggcactgtgccccACATCTGGTGGGGCCCACTGAAGGGATTTCAGGTGAGTAGAGAGCAGCTGGCCCGGGGTTTCTCTGCACCACGCTCTGACCCACAGGGTCTGTGGTTCTTCTGGTTCCTTTCTAAGCACTTTGCTTTCTTTCATAAGAACATGCCCACATCCTTGAGGAGTCTCCCACCTCTTGGACCCACCAGCTATAgccttgttattattattattattatttttgagagagagagtctcactttgttgccctcaatagatgCCTCTGATGTCAtaactcagcaacctcaaactcttggctcaagtgatccccttgcttcagccccccccaggtagctgggactatagatgcgcTCCACcgtgcccaggtatttttagagacagtgtcttgcacttgctcaggctggtctcaaactcctgattccaagcaatccacctgcctcgctctcccagagtgttaggattactagGTGTGAGCACCATGCCGGCCAGCTGCAGCCTTCACCTGCTTCAGGCACACTGTCAGTTTCTCAGGACTCCGGCCCCCTTAGCAGCACCCTGCCTGCCTCCATTAGGTGAGCTCTTGGCTTCCCATAGTGGCACCCTGTAGACAGTCCCCACATACCCCCTTCATAAATGTGCCGCTGCAGCCCCAGCCGCAGCTCATGAGCCCTCACACGTCTGTCCTCGGGGTCAGGAGTCTTATTACTCCTGTGGGAGTCTTTGATTCCTTCTTCCCCCTGACAAAGctgtgacttttctttgttctgaacaGCAAGGAATAAATAAACCTAGAGACTGGCTTGTATTTTTCCCCCatatttattccaaaataaacacaattttaaacAAATGATCACAGCTGATGATGATTTAGAGTTACTTTTTTTATTGCAATAGCTTAAAGGAAAAGctttttaaattcaataaatagGATAAAAAATACTTCATCTTCATACTTTTCTTCTTGTCATCTgtctcatcttttctttctggaaaattTCCAGGAGACTCTGCAGAAATGTCAGCGTGTTGCCTGCTGTGGTTTGGTTGCATGGCCGTTCGCAGGAGAAAAACTGCAGGGATACAAGTTGACAAAGACAGAGGGACTCAGACAGTGTGGACCCAAGCAGCCCAGGAACCACCCTGCTCAGagtagagagggaaggaggcacagggatgggagggagggctGGAGACTTAGTAGACGAGGTGGGCAAGTCGAGGTTCTCCTCACTGTGTGGAGACATTGTGGGTGGTTGACATTCATGGCAGGATTTCAGGGGTCTGTTAACATACACACCTGTTGAGTGACCCTCAATTTTCCTGTTAGAGAAAGTCTTTCCTGGGGTCTCTTTGAGGCCTAAAACTGTATTACTGACCTTTTAAGTGTCCTTCCAAGGTCACGTTATAGCACAATGGCTAAGAGTGAGATTTTGGGTCACaaagacctgagttcaaatttGACTCTGCCGCTTATTAAAAATGTAGCCTTAGGCAAATTAGTTAATTTCACTGAGcattagttttctcttctttagagTAATAAACCTAATTATTGTCTctaaattttcaataaaagacTACATATTAAGCACTTAGAACTGAAAGCTGTTGATGGTATAAACATAAGCAGCTAAATAGCTGAGGTCAGGGCTTTCCACCTTCTGTGGTCTCAAGTGGAGAGGATAATTCCCAAGGTAGGCATAGAGGTcgccccaccccctgccctcacCTCCTCCAACCCCTTTCAACCAGAGGTTAGTATATGCTGAAGAAAAGAATGCCTAATGGGCCTTGAAGGCAGGTGGCAAGCTTCCTCTCCTTGATCTGGGAACATAGTTCTTTAAACACCTTCTTAGCCCACTAAAAAAATCTCCTTTAATTTATAGGCCACAATATCTGTTCAGTTAACAAGTTGAATCTCTAGGATAATTTAGTATTTCATGAGCTACACCTCTGATTCTCTAGATCGTAGCTTCTAATTGCaatcagaatgaattctttcattaTTCAATAAGTGGAGAGAAAGATGTAAAGGACCctatctatgtattttttaaaactaggaGGAACAATGGACTACCTCACTTAAATTCAGTTGTGTCTGACTAAATTTCTTAGCTGTCCCTTATCAACCTTGAACTGTCAAGTCCAACCTCATCATCCTTTCTCATTCAAACAGGGTTAGCAACAATACCCATGTCAAAATGACCAACGAGAACATTCCACATGGAAAAATAAACTCACTGGACACTTGTTGTTCTTTAAGACTGCAACTGTTTTTTTCACCCGACTGAAAATCAGTGGGTAGTTCGTTTGCACCGTGGAGTTGGTCATCTGTGACAGCCCCTCTTGGAAGCATGGTCTGGTACAGTTGTCCTAGtaaataataaagatttattaAAAGAAGCACTTCAAGGACGGCTTTGAGAATATGCCTCACTAAGCGTGGTAGATAGAGACTGCTTTAATATAACTAGTGTAACCCCAAACTTgcattattttcagatacatcccttgctggtctataaaaattatctttaatatttcaaggcgaagccagttttccacagtgACAATCCTGGGAAGAGATTTTAAGTACAGGAAGCATGAGGCCTTTGGACCCTGGAGAATAGCCAGTTTTGAGGCTCCCTGCTCCAGGCTTTGTGAGAGTAAATTCAAAAGGACATAGAACTACTTTTAAAATCCCATCCCATCTGATGGGATGTGCCAGATAAAGCAGCTAGAATGGGGACTGTAAACCCGGGGGCAGAGGCGCTGGGCTACCCCTGCATGCTTCCTCTCTAGAAGGCACCCTGGCCTCCTCATCCAGTGACAGCCTGTGGTGAGCATGACGTCTCACCTCAGCTGGAGTGAAAAGCTCAGATTCTCTCAGGTGTGGCTTGAGGGAAAACCCTGCACATGGGTACCTTGGATAAGCACTTCCTCCTTGCCCCAGCCAGGAGTTTAAATTAGGAATCAGAGCATTACTGCCACCCTTCTGCCCTGGCAGACTGGGCAATGGTCCTCTTGGAGCTCTTCCTCCACCCACGACCTGAGTCACTCACTCTATCTGCCCAGAGTGCAGCATTCAAATCCCGCAACGGACACCCTGATCAGCTAGGTGGACACCAAGGAGGCAGGAACAAgcggaggggggaggagggaaggaaggaggagggatagCACATACATAGTTTATGAAGATGAAAGGCAAAGAGCTGTCATTTTATTGACATTGTTTCACAGCCCTAGGGTCATTGGCAAATCAGTTAGCAATAGGATGTAAGCTATATCAATGATTATACTCTTAGTTCCAATATGACTTAATTGTGCACATGGCCACTCATCTAAAAAGATATTTGAGATTCTTTATTAGATATTAAAAGGTGTTCAAACATAAAGCTAactaaatacaaagaaatttatTATAGTGCAGAATTTCAAGAACctgattttaaaagcaaaagctaATCTATAATAATTGCAATTAAGtaacaatttctaattttaaacatCAAATAAATCAATGTAcgtttacttaaaaacaaaaagaaaggatcAAAATCATATTCCTTCACAGTACTTACAGAGGGGATAGGCAGACACAGACAGCTGGTCACCTGTAAAAGAGAAATTTCAGAGTGAGGTTCCagctatgaaaattaaaatagtttcGGAAGTTCTTAAAAGATTGTTCACTCACATTGGTGCTGCAGCTGCATTTTGAAGACAGATCTTTCTACAGTAGGTAGAGAGGTAAGAACCCAGAATGAGTGGTGCATTTTGTCACCCCCTACATACAGCTCACTCACATTGTCAGTAGCTGCCTTTCCCGCCAGCCCCCCTTGCAGCCTACCTGCAACTTGTTGATGAGGAAGTTGATGTCCAAGATCCCCGTCACGGTTGAACACCCCTGGCCTTCCACAGAGcagaggaggagggcagaggcgAGGAGTGCTACGAGGAGCATCGTGACCTGGGACCGGAGCTCAGCCTGCAGGGCCCTCAGGTCTAGTCGTATTTAAAGCTCCCTTTCAAACATGGAAAAACCCTGACATCAAACTGATACCAAGGGCCCACTTTTTCTCTGTAAATTGGGGCCACTTgatattgaaaaacaaaaatcaaattgaGTCACTTCACAAAGATTATGTTTTGCCAGGAAATATCCTTCCTCAGAAAAGATGCTTTTCAAAAAGTTAGGTATTGAATTGCTAAAGGAAAAGTTAAAGATCTaaaaaccataatttttttttaaggcagggaTTCCGCTTGTGAGGGTTAGAATACTTACCATGAAAGCCCAGGTCTGTATTTTCCCTTTTTACATATTGGAAACTCTGATATAAGAGCCAGTCATGGGTGTTCTGATGAAGGGCGGGAGGAAGCAGGATGAGTGATATTGCAGGACACCTCTTCTGTCTGCTGAGGTTTTCCTTTAGTATTGCAATCTCAGCCCTACTACATTTGATTCACAAATGACAATGTCTTTCATACCTAAGACCAAATTCTCCACCTCACGCAAATGCACCTGAGAAGTATTCCTTTGGTGCAAGTGTCTGGGAGAACAAATCTCCAACTACGAGCCTAAGAACGTAGCAACCCTGCTTGTTCAAATTGGCCTTAAGGATTCTTAGTGTCTTACTCTTTTTAGAGACCTCATATTGCACTGTAATATCAAGTAGAACTTGGTGCTTGAGACAGTACAAtaggtaacatttattgagcactcactACCTACCAGTCACAATTCTAAGCACCTGACATGAATTAAGTCATGTGATACACTCAGCGGCCCACTGAGGTAGGTGCTACTTTATCAGCCTtagtttttgccttttaaaacacTGTCTACATCTTAGCTTCTTGGCCTTTTAATGTGTTTGTCACCATGAGTCCGAAAGTGGTCTCACTGTAGCCCAAAGAGATAAATACATGATTAtccttattattttatgtaaggaaaaaccaaggcacagagaggtcaatAATTTGCCCAAAACCACACAACCAGGAAGCTGCAGGATCTATACTCAAACCTAAGAGTCTGGCTGCCAAGTTCAGCTCTTAACCCTCTTTCACTCATGCTTCTCCGTGTGTTTTTATCTGCCTTCCCCACCAGAACACAACGCCAGGGCTATGTGAGTCTGGTTCACCCCTATATTCTCAGCACTTAGGAAGGTGCTTGGGGAATTGCGGGCTCTCATAAAATGTTGTTGAATGAAAACACTCATTTGAAAGGTAGTTCTTGAAATAGAAGCTTCCTATTTGGAGGATTTTATAGATGTCAAGTTTAGTTTCTCGGGTACATAGTTAGAGGCGTGTGCAGGTAAGATGATATGTCCTCTAGCCTGTAGAGGGAAGAGGGAGCTTCTTTTGCTCAGTGCTTTgaggcatagtagctcacaggGACAGACTCATGAGATCACATGTAAGAGTGTGTTTGTTGGCAATATTGTTTTTCTCACTGCACATCGGTCTTCAGGATTGAAGATGTTTTGTCAGTGTTCTCCTGTACTGTGGGGGAAGAAGCACATCTTAGCCAACAAGGTAAAGAAAAATAGTACATTCCTCAAATCATTCCACATCCCATAGCTCTGATTTCCACACTTGCTCTTTGCAGACACTAAGGAGAAGGCTCGAAGGCCTGCCCGTGGCAAACACTTTTTGTTACAGAGCCCAACATCTATGCCCTGTCTTGATGATAGAACCCCGCTCAGTTTAGGATGTCATGTACCTATCCAAATACCTACTTTTCAGCCTCTTTCTTCTGCTACAGGTAACCATGCGACATGTTTTGATCCATGCAACTTATGTAGAATCCTTTTGCTCTCATGGTAATAGGAGACAAAAGAGGCTGAAACTAGACTTTCTCCCTTATTCCAATTTGGGTATGAGGGGAGGAGCTTCAGCAGCAATCTTCTAACTATGAAGAAATGGACAAGACTATTACAGCAATGGCAACACTAAGATTTtgcataaatagaaaataatcataaaaaacaataaaaataaagccatgaaAGTAACAATAGAAATAACTATAAGAATATACTAGCCATGCTAACATGCTAGATATCATTACTTACTGAAGACCCTGAGttatggaaaaaatggaaattagcATTCTTTGGAGAGATGTTAGAGATATATTAGTATCAGACTAAACCTGTTCCCCTGACATGAAAGGGGAAGACTTGAAAACCCCTTGAAAAGGCAATCAGTTTCTTATTCTATAAATCCCTATTATTTAATGCTCTGTGTGTGAACCATGGAAATTATTTCACTTGCCATCAATTATATCTCTCATACTGAGGAAATTCACTATCTAGATGAGGGCTGTACCCAAAAAGAGAAATGGACTTGTCCAAAGCCATGGTTCTCATTACTAGGGGGGAATAGTTGAGCGTTGTGGTCAAGACCCAGGACTCTGGAATCAGACTGTCTGGGTTCAAATATTGCCTCTCTCACTTGTTAGCCCCATAGGCTTTAGGGAGATTCCCTGGCCTCCTCCTTGAGCCTCCATTTCCTGAATGGAAGATGGAGATAGAGGGAAGTTTTTCTAGAGCAAAGAAGTCGAGATTAGGGGGTCAACAAACTGGAATGCACTTCTCAGACTCAGAGTAAGGTCTGTAAGCTAAGAATCGTTTTTGACTTTATAAAgaattgtaaaaaagaaaaaaattaaaacaaagaagaaagtgtCAGAGACTGTATGTGGCCCAtatagcctaaaatatttactatctggccctttccAGGAAAAGTTTGCCACCCGCTGGTCTAGTTCACACCCCAGGCTTTCCATTTTCTAAGGATATCACACGCCATCTTTCAGTCTGGGGCAGGGGAATGCTAGGAGCTGGGGCTCAGGTGTCTCTTTTCCCATTGCCCATCTGGTTTTTCAGCTCAGGCCTCTGTGCAGAAGGGAAGATTGGAGGCCCTAGAATTGTAGACTACCAGTTACCTACAGGAGTGGAGGCCAGTCATTTCCTGGGGCTTTTGGTGGAGCAAGCTTGCTGGGCTCATAAAGCAAAACTTTTCTCTTGGTGAAGCCAGGTATCTATGGTCAAGGATACCTCAGGCAGGCCCTGGTTTACTAGGAAGCATCCCACATCTTGAAGTTAGGAGAAAAGTGAGTGAATCAAGATTTTCTTTCACCCCAGGCCAAGTCCTGGCCTGACCAGTAGGTGGGGTCACTCACCCTCCTGGTGATCCGTGGGTGCTGGTGCTCTTTGGGGAGGTTACCTAGCCTTTCCACGCACCAAGGTACCACCACACCTACCCACACAAAGAAAGGAGTCTGGGGCCATCATTCAGCCCTTCTCAGGAAAGGATAGCAGTATTCTATTTGGAGAGATTTTCGTCAGCTTCTTTCTATTTCCATCCTGCAGGCCTTTGCCCTTTTTAAGCTCTGCCTGGCATGTTCTTCCTCAGCACTTCCACACACAGCCTATTCTCCATCTTCAGGACTCAGCTCAACTACCACCTGCTGCacgaggccttccctgaccacagTAACCACTGCAATCCGCCAAGTGCCACGTTCGTGTTCATTTCTGCAAGTGGAATGTAAGCTCCAGACGCGCAGACACCGGGACTGACTCTCTTGCTCATCATCGTCTTCCCAGGGCATGGGCTACAGTGAGGACTCAGGAATTACTGGTGAAGTGAATAAATGGctaatacatttaattttgtaaaaatgtattaaatttgtgTTATTCATGAAATGAGCAACGCCTGGTTCCCAGTAGGTGGGTAACAAACAGAAAGCAAACATTTTGAAGACCTAAGCAAGGAAAGCATTTGAAGAGTGACCAAGCAAAGAACCGAGTAAATCCTCCCACTGTTCTGTGATCCCTCACCCTGGTGCAGGGTTTGAGAATTTCTGAAGTGGTTTTCAATGTCTTCTCCTTTTGAATTCTCATAGTAACGCATGCGGGAGGCCTATGTGGTGTGGGGACTCTAACTCTGTACAGGATGAAGGGAGGGAAAAGACAGGGGTTAGATGACTGATTTTTTacaattctttccttcttccccaccCACTcagttataaaaaaagaaaagagtaaagacTATTTAAATGGTAGCTCTGCTGTTCAGAACACCATTAAACAGCAGATGTTTATCTAGGCAAAGTCTACAACTTCTGAAGTTTAGTTTCTAGGATTTCTTTCAGTATCAAAATGTAAGCATGCAAATGATCTACAGAAGAAATACACAAAGCTCAGAAATTAATGACTCACCTGTTTTAAATATCAAGAAAATTGGAGAGTGGGATGTATACCAAGATTTTACATAGATAACAAATTTCACAATAAATGGCAAAAGACAATAATCAACCATTTATTTTGTCCCAAAGATAAAgtctgacatttttattttgtgataaaagCTCATGTGTCATGGATTATTTCTCTGGGAATAAAacaaaatggttatttttttctaggaagCCACTgctcaaaatgattaaaaaaaaaaaactactaaattTCTAAGTAAAACCCATTTTGCCTTTCATTCTAAACACTTAAGAGATAACTAGTTATGGGAATCCTCAAGCACAACTTTCTTAAATAGTTATTTCTAGATCACTATTTTCCAATCAAGGGTAAGGAGGTAAGCCCCATTTCATGCGCTGTTCTCCCAGTAGGGGCTTCTCCCCAGAGGAGTTTTAGTTGGGTGCCTTGGACCTCTTCCCTCGTGTCCTCCCAAAGTAATCTTTGTGTCTGTCTCACAGATGCAAGGCTACTGCTCCCAGCCGGGCTCCATACAGTCTTTCCAAACTCCAGAACCCGCTCCCTCTGCTCGCCTCTTCTCACACCTGACATTGGTTGATAACAATCCAGACTATCCTTGTAAATGGAATCTTTATATCCTTCCATTGGCACAGACCATCATTACCTAAAACCTGCCTCTATATTTCCCAGGGACTGTTGGATCTCCCTTTGCTATGGTCAATCCACTGCTGTCCATCTAATTAAGAAAGGATGAGAACTTCTGTTCTGGATTACACTGGGACCttaatgtgattcaccacataagcagaagcaaaaacaaagatcatatgatcatctcaatacatgcagaaaaagcaattgactaaattcagcacccttttataataaaagctcttaacaaaataggcatagatggaaaaaacatatctcaaaattataaaagtatatacAAGAAACCTACAGCCAGCATCATACTGACTGAGGAAAAGTTGACAGAATTCCTACCCAGAACTGGAGCAAGGCAACGATGCTCACTGCTACCACTTAAATCCAACACAGTGTTGAAAGTCGGAGACCAAACCGTCAGGTGACAGAAGGGAATCAAATGTATccaaaagggaaagaggaggtcgAACTATTGCTCTTTGCTAATGGCCTGATCTTATATccagaaaatcccaaagactccaccaagagactcctgaaattgataaataaattgagcagagtctcaggttgtaaaatcaatgtacacaaatcagtagcattcctatacatcaacagtcaagctgagaatcaaatccaAGACTCAATATctttcacaatagctacaaaaaaaataaaatacctaggaatatagttcaccaaggaggtaaaagacttCTACATAGAGATCTATGAATCACTaaggaaggaaattgcagaagatgtaaacaaatggaaaaacagcaaTTTGAATGGGATTTACCTGATCCTAGAGCCTGTGTTCTTGTTCGTGATGCCATAAATCAATCTCCATCTCTGTCAGCCCCATACTATATAAGCTGTATTCCAAGTCCCTTAAT carries:
- the IL9 gene encoding interleukin-9, with protein sequence MLLVALLASALLLCSVEGQGCSTVTGILDINFLINKLQKDLSSKCSCSTNVTSCLCLPIPSDNCTRPCFQEGLSQMTNSTVQTNYPLIFSRVKKTVAVLKNNKCPFFSCERPCNQTTAGNTLTFLQSLLEIFQKEKMRQMTRRKV